The stretch of DNA ATGACGGATTAAAGTTTGAATTATCCCAATtacaactataaaacaaaaataaaaggtcacacacacacacacacacacacacacacacttaatccTTTTCAATGTGAAAATAAAGTAGGCTCCACTTAACAATTTATCTACTGTAAGTTTGTCAGGATTTAAACCTTTGCAACAGTAACCATTTCAAATTACACAAGCagttacattttaatacattaaagCCTTATTATAGCTTTCCTGAGAGTAACCTGAAGTTCTCatcaaaaaacagaaaccaaaaaactgGCACTTCACTGAGAATCTAAGAACTAAATGCCTACTTCATAGATCATTGCACTGTGCTGAACTGGCATTTGAAGACTGTACTGAGCTGTACACACATGAAAGCaaagggaagggatggaggagacagagtgtattaaaaaaaaaaacacttaacacACCCATCACCTATAAGCATGAGCTATAAgaagcatcattttaaaatacaccTATTTCTAATTTTCCAACATTCAAAATACAGCAAGAACATAATCTACCACAACCAGATCTTTCTACCCCTTCTCACCCCCACAGTGCTTTGCCAAGAACACAAGCCCATGAAAAATAACCGATGCAATTTCCTTGTTTActtaaagaatttaagaaaacatgttGACTGCTTCTGAAGCttctaaaacaaatgaattttcAACATTTAAGACTTCTTATGATCACATCTGAAATATGATAGCAACGATTCCTTCACCTagtaaaaatacagttttaactttataaaaagggTTAATTTTACACTGCAGTTCATTAGCATGCCTTGTTTGCAaccagaaggaagagggaaagggggtggggggagcagcaaAACACACAAGATGGAAAACATCACTACCTCCTTTGGTGGttgtgaataattttaaattaccacAAGATGTATGGGAAGAGTTCATGCATAGAAAGAAAGGAGGTTGACAATCTGAACTGGCCCCTTCCAGATTCACACAGATGTCGGAGAGAAGGAATTTATTTACACTGCAGTGCCTGGCAGCAAACATGGCTGCCCCTACCCCCTTTAAATCTGAATAGTCTTCACTCCCTCGGCAAAACCATCAAATTACGGCCATGTCTCTGCTGTCTTGATACCACAACACTAACACATTTCCTCCTCcctcaaaacaacaaaacccacatCTCCTCATTTCACAACCATCACAATACTATAACCTCTAGCTTCTTCTATATTCTCTAGCCTTGAAAGAAAAGGCCCAGAAACCACAGAAATATAGGAACAAAAGGCTTTCCCTTCCTTTAACAACCCAattccccttcttttcctcccactctgtgATGCTTGGTCGATAGTTCTCATCCTTCTCAACATTCAGATCATTTCCTTCCCTATACCAGTTCTAAGTCTTCCAGTTTCCTGAGTCTGTGTCCTATCTTCCTATGCATCCTGTCTCAACAATTTACCCCTTTTCCTAATCCACCTTTTCCTCTATTCCCATTCCATCGTTTCCTCTCTTGATGCCCCATTTCTCCATATAATTCTATCCCCTTCCCCCAGACTCTTCCAGTTTCCACACTGCACCCCCAAACCTATTTCTCAGTTCACCCAGGTCTCTAATTTCCAAACCCAActcttctctcccagcccctcccgcGTTGCATCTTGATCCCCGCCCCCATCCCACCTTTACTCCCAATTCCCACCTCAGCGCCACTCCATCTCTTATCCCAATCCTACCTCCCCGGCCCCACCTCCCAATCTCCTACACACCCTCCACCTGGCCCTCTGCTCTTCCTACTAGGCTCCCCTCGAACCCTTTCTGGCCAAGCTTGTTAGGGTCTCTCTCTTTACCTAAGTCCCATCTCTAGGTCGCTCCCTCCTCGTCGtgccctcctcagccctcccttccagcacacacacatatacacacacagaagcatTAACTTTACCTTCAGTTTGTTCCATTCTAACCCCCCGGCCGTGTCAGTACGATCACAGGAGAGACACGGAGGCCCGGAGTAGGGCTGGGGTGCGGGCAGCCGCCGGGGCTGCGGGGGGAGGAGACGGAACCGAGCTAGGCCGCATGAAATCCCCGGGCTAGATTTTCCTCGCGCCGGACGCTTCTGCCATGGCTGCCGGCACCGAGGAGGGCCGCGGCCGGCCAGGCCGGGCGTGAAGCGGAGATGAGGAAGGCTGCGGGAGATGGGGTGGCCAGGGGCGGTGGAAGGATGGGGGGGTCGCCGCGCAGCCGCTGCtgccagagagagaaggctgTGGCTGGCGACCGCGCCGGGGCAGCAAGGTCCTCGGGGCTCTACACGGCCTTCGCACGCCTCTCGGCAGCGACCAGTGGACAGTCTCCTTCGGTCTCCGCCTCCGTCCTGGTCGCTGCTGCCGCCACCGCCCGCTCCCGCCGCCGCTGCCGCGCacaaagccccccccccacccggagTCTCCgagcgccgccgccgccgccaaaTCCTCAGCCCTTCATTGGCCGCTGGCCGCGGCGCCTGCCGGGAAATGCAGTCCCgggtttgggggcggggggcgaaaggaggaagaaggtagTCAGCGGGGCGGAGAGGAGCTGCCCGAGAGAGTCTAGACGAGAAGTGAGACCGCAGGCGAtaaaggcagagacaggaaggaatgATACGaaggagagttaaaaaaaaaaaaaaaaagcctttagaAAAATAGGTTAAAGGTTGGGCCTGTGAGGTAAAATTGTGTTCGTGCGTGTTCTCTGATAATTA from Suricata suricatta isolate VVHF042 chromosome 1, meerkat_22Aug2017_6uvM2_HiC, whole genome shotgun sequence encodes:
- the LOC115300715 gene encoding uncharacterized protein LOC115300715; protein product: MPVQSVTSSSDTALFSEQSAEDSSVEDKCPPIPGSEGLAVSSRGPRHVTDIEASRSLRVRAAVGADVLPVTHKPPGPWCQQEEGVRAPVPTREAQPLTYFSKGFFFFFLTLLRIIPSCLCLYRLRSHFSSRLSRAAPLRPADYLLPPFAPRPQTRDCISRQAPRPAANEGLRIWRRRRRSETPGGGGALCAAAAAGAGGGGSSDQDGGGDRRRLSTGRCREACEGRVEPRGPCCPGAVASHSLLSLAAAAARRPPHPSTAPGHPISRSLPHLRFTPGLAGRGPPRCRQPWQKRPARGKSSPGISCGLARFRLLPPQPRRLPAPQPYSGPPCLSCDRTDTAGGLEWNKLKNAVLAAECWCMTLEM